The DNA segment CAAGGGGAAGAACAACAGGAGAGTCTATTTCACGATACCGTAAGTTTTGCATTCTGTGTTAAAATAGACCGGCAGGATAGTATGCTAGAAGGCTATGTTAGGATATAAACTGGACAATGGATAACACAGTTAGATAACGTCTTCTTCATCAACAGAGACTTCTTCATCGGATTCGGGCTCATCGGATTCGGGCTTATCCTCCTGCTTCGATTCAGCCTGGGGCTTTCCTTTTTCTATGATCTCAATCTTGCCGAACCTTCCTGCAGTCAGCTGCATCTCGCCCTGCCACTCATTCACAAAGCCATTAGTAATCCTGATGGTGTCTCCTTTATTGACCTGGTCAATTTCATCGTTCCAGAGCGTGAGCTTGATTTCGCCGGTGTCATCCTTAAGCCGGGCGTTGCATACCCTGCCCTGCTTGCCGAATTTCTCCCAAGTCCGGGGGGTCTCCTTGTCAACGACAGCAGCAGTGATGTCCACGTTTCCCTGCTTTGGCTGGAGGTCTTTGATTGGCATACAGGCAATTAATCGAGGAGAGTATATAAAGATGACGGTGATGGGTTGACAAAAAGTTCGGGGGAGAGTTTAGCAAGTCAAATGATTGCACCACAAGACTCTAAAGGCTCTCCATCCATCAGCCTTCTGAGTGCTGTTTTCAGCTCTTCAATCTTAATGCGTATCTGCTTTGTCGTGTCTCTTGAGCGGATCGTAATTGATTCGTCTTTCATTGAGTCGAAATCAAAGGTTATGCAGAAGGGGATTCCGATCTCGTCAGCTCTTGCATATCTTCGTCCGACGCTGCCTTTGGAATCATAAAACGTGTTAAAATCGTCTTTAATTTGACCATATACTTTTTTTGCATGCTCATCAAGTTTTGTGATCAAGGGGAATACTGCCGCCTTATAGGGGGCAAGCTTTGG comes from the Candidatus Nanoarchaeia archaeon genome and includes:
- a CDS encoding OB-fold nucleic acid binding domain-containing protein, with the translated sequence MPIKDLQPKQGNVDITAAVVDKETPRTWEKFGKQGRVCNARLKDDTGEIKLTLWNDEIDQVNKGDTIRITNGFVNEWQGEMQLTAGRFGKIEIIEKGKPQAESKQEDKPESDEPESDEEVSVDEEDVI